One window of Puntigrus tetrazona isolate hp1 chromosome 14, ASM1883169v1, whole genome shotgun sequence genomic DNA carries:
- the atox1 gene encoding copper transport protein ATOX1, which produces MTTHEFFVDMTCEGCSGAVTRVLKKLDVKFDIDLPNKKVFIESDKDTDVLLETLKKTGKAVTYIGPK; this is translated from the exons ATGACG ACTCACGAGTTTTTTGTTGACATGACATGTGAGGGATGCTCCGGAGCGGTCACTCGGGTGCTTAAAaaactgg ATGTCAAGTTTGACATTGATCTGCCCAACAAAAAGGTCTTCATTGAGTCAGACAAAGACACGGATGTCCTTCTGGAAACACTGAAAAAGACCGGCAAAGCTGTGACCTACATCGGcccaaaatga